Within the Actinomycetota bacterium genome, the region ACGCAGACGCTGGTGTCGGGTCTGTTCGAGCCCAGCTTCGCGAACGAAGCCTTGGCGGAGCTTGCCGATGCTGCCACCCTCAACGTGGAAGGGGTCGGCATCGCCTTCACGACCGACTCCTATGTCGTGAAGCCGCTGTCCTTCCCGGGAAGCTCGATCGGCGAGCTCGCGGTCAACGGGACGCTGAACGACCTCGCCGTCAGCGGTGCGCGGCCGGTCGCCCTGTCCGCGGCTTTCATCATCGAGGAGGGGCTCGACGCAGACATCCTGCGCGCCGAGGTGGCGGCGATGGCGGCCGCGGCCGAACGCGCCCGCGTGCCCATAGCAACGGGTGACACAAAGGTGGTCGAGCGCGGCAAGGCAGATGGGATGTACATCACGACCGCGGGAGTCGGCGTCAAGGACCGCAGGAGCCGGTTGTCCGCGACGTCGATCCGTCCGGGTGACCGCATCTTGTGCTCGGGGACGATCGGCGACCACGGGACCGCTGTGATGCTGGCGCGAGGCGACCTGGAGTTGGATGCGGATATCTCGTCCGACAGCGCGCCGGTATGGGAGCTTGCCGACGCATTGATGGAGTCCGTAGGTCCGTCGTTGAGAGTGATGAGGGACCCCACGCGCGGGGGAGTGGCAACGGTGTTGAACGAGCTCGCCCACGATGCGGACGTCGGCGTCATCCTCGACGAGGATGCGGTTCCGCTGCAGCCGGCGGTGAAGGGGGCGTGCGAGATCCTCGGTATCGATCCTATGTACGTCGCGAACGAGGGGAAGGTCCTCGCGGTGGTCGCGGCTGATGCCGCGGATGTCGCCCTTGCTGCACTGCGGAGGCGGCCGCTGGGGACAGCCGCGGCGATCATCGGTGAGATTGCGGAGCAACCCGAGGGGATGGTGCTCGTCCGGACCGGGTTCGGCGGAACACGCATCATGGACATGCTGATCGGGGACCCTCTCCCCAGGATCTGCTGAACCGCATGTCGAAGTCGGCCCCGGAGTTCGTGCGGAAGCAATACGCGCTCCGGGACGACCTGGTGAGGTCCTTCTTTTCGGCGGAAGCTGCGGCTGTCGCGCTGCTATGTCACGACATGGCGCGCCGATTCGCACGAGGAGGACGCCTCATCGCGTTCGGTGCTGGTGCCGCCGCTACCGACGCCCAGCATCTTTCGGTCGAGTTCGTTCACCCGGTCATCGTCGGGAAACGAGCTCTTCCCGCCCTCGCTC harbors:
- the hypE gene encoding hydrogenase expression/formation protein HypE; amino-acid sequence: MAHGAGMKATQTLVSGLFEPSFANEALAELADAATLNVEGVGIAFTTDSYVVKPLSFPGSSIGELAVNGTLNDLAVSGARPVALSAAFIIEEGLDADILRAEVAAMAAAAERARVPIATGDTKVVERGKADGMYITTAGVGVKDRRSRLSATSIRPGDRILCSGTIGDHGTAVMLARGDLELDADISSDSAPVWELADALMESVGPSLRVMRDPTRGGVATVLNELAHDADVGVILDEDAVPLQPAVKGACEILGIDPMYVANEGKVLAVVAADAADVALAALRRRPLGTAAAIIGEIAEQPEGMVLVRTGFGGTRIMDMLIGDPLPRIC